The following coding sequences lie in one Cygnus olor isolate bCygOlo1 chromosome 8, bCygOlo1.pri.v2, whole genome shotgun sequence genomic window:
- the BTF3L4 gene encoding transcription factor BTF3 homolog 4: MNQEKLAKLQAQVRIGGKGTARRKKKVVHRTATADDKKLQSSLKKLAVNNIAGIEEVNMIKDDGTVIHFNNPKVQASLSANTFAITGHAEAKPITEMLPGILSQLGADSLTSLRKLAEQFPRQVLDSKAPKSEDIDEEDDDVPDLVENFDEASKNEAN, translated from the exons ATGAATCAAGAAAAACTGGCCAAGCTTCAAGCTCAGGTCCGAATAGGAGGAAAG GGAACAGCTCGCAGAAAGAAGAAGGTGGTGCACAGAACGGCAACGGCTGATGACAAAAAACTTCAGAGCTCCCTCAAAAAACTGGCAGTAAATAACATTGCTGGCATTGAAGAG gTGAACATGATAAAAGATGATGGAACAGTTATTCACTTCAACAACCCCAAGGTTCAGGCATCCCTCTCTGCCAACACTTTTGCAATTACTGGTCATGCAGAGGCTAAACCTATCACAGAAATGCTTCCAGGCATCTTAAGCCAGCTTGGTGCTGACAGCTTAACAAGTCTCAGGAAGTTAGCTGAACAATTCCCAAGACAAG tgtTGGACAGCAAAGCACCAAAATCTGAAGATATTGATGAAGAAGATGATGATGTCCCAG ATCTCGTAGAAAATTTTGATGAAGCATCAAAGAATGAAGCTAACTAA